Within Vicia villosa cultivar HV-30 ecotype Madison, WI linkage group LG1, Vvil1.0, whole genome shotgun sequence, the genomic segment AATCCATAACATTCTTTTCAATAGTTTTGGACGAAATTCCAGCTATGTTGAAATAAATTTGTTGAGTTGAATTCATTTCTTACCAGAAATAGATGTAACACATCATGCAGTGTCAATTCAGGATCTTCCTTTCGGGTGATATCGAGCAATAAATCTAATACATCAGTTTGTTCTATTCCATAATCTTTCTTTTGAGTacttctttcttcaaagatagaCTCAAAAAGTGTAAGCAACTTCTCGTAATACTTTTTCATCTTTCGTTGCAGGCCCTCCGGATCAATTCTACGAAAAATAGGATAATAGTCTGCAATATTAGGCTTTGAAACATCAATCAACATAGAGGAAATTACATCTCGAAACTTTTGAGAAGAAGCAGAAGTAAAACTAGCCAAGTCAATGGAGAAAAGAGTGTTGGATAGTGAGTTAAGAGACGTAGAAAATGCAGCCTCACCAATATCAATAGCTTTACCCTTTCTACAATTTTCTTGCAAGTAAAAACCGAGTTCTTTCAATTTTTGTAAACGGAGAGGTTGAGTGGAATTAAGAgtttgagaagagaatatcttGGTGGCACAAAGTTTTCTAAGGGTCTTCCATTTTGGTGAGACAGGCATGAATATAAGAGAAGCTTTGTGATGTGAAAGTGCTTGGACAGATTGAGGTACAAATCTGTGAGATAAAGCTTGGTCATTTGTATGAAGTGCTTCTTTGGCTATTTTTGGAGAGGAAATGACCACAGTGGTGATAGTTCCAATTTTAACCATCATAATTGGTCCATATGTTTTGGAGAGTTTAGTGAGTGATTGGTGGAGTTTGGAAGGACCAAGTTGCAATATGTTTCCTATGAATGGATAACTAGGAGGACCTGGTGGGAGCCTTGGAGATTTTGTGTTTTTGATAATTAGGACAAAAGCtatgatatgaatgaatgcataGAGAAAGAAAACGAGAGAGACAAGTTTTATCAAGTCCATGCttttttaattactttttaaGGCTTTGATAAGAAAAATGAGAGTAAcaatgttttaatatatatagaaAAGGGAGTGGGTGTTTGAGTTTAGAGGTGTGCAAATTAGACAAAGGGAGtcaacttttttttttccttccatCTTTTGAATTTCTAATAAACTtccaaaattagaaaaaaagCTCTTCAAAATTtctacaaaaacaaaaaaaagtcttactattattattattattggagaTTGCGAATTCAACCACAAGAAAAAGTAGCCTCCATTTTATCttcagttaattaaattatttgtgttaataataataataataataataataataataataataataataataataataataataataataataataataataataattaataataataataataataactagtaTTTTGAAATATAATGATCTTAATATTAAATTGTAAAACTAATATATACTCattaattcaaaaattaaatttatatataataatataagatATCTTAAATTCTATACATATTTAGGCAAAACAACTAtgaagacttttttttttttttaaagaaataatataTTAGATTGGATaagtgtaataataataataataatattattattttattcatgaATAAGTAAATATGAAAGAGAACAAAAATTTCAATATGCATAAAAAAAAGTAGAGTGAGAATATAGAGATAATGGATAATGGAAATTAATGGGCGAAATGACTGTTagtaacattaaaaaaaataagttttaaatttataaaaatatgtaaattaacaaaattaatattGAAAATTAGTAAACTAATATTATTTTCAGTGTCAAATTGTAGGTATAAAAGTAGTGTGAAAATATAGAGAGAATGTATAGCGGGAATTAATGGGGAAGTGATGCTTCTTAATACTAATAATTAGGGGTGCAGTTTATGGacttttggatcaaattctagacatcaattgttattactcaatactcactactcaatactcaatacttgattaaaaacatgattcaatggcttatgtaggcttatgcatggtgcataagtaaaatccttatgcatattagccaaagccgataaaaatctatgcaccatgcatagattattatggacccttggatcaaattccagacatcaattgttattactcaatactcaccactcaatactcaatactggattaaaaacatgatccaatggcttatgtaggcttatgcatggtgtaTAAATAAAATTCTTATGCGTATTAGCCAAAGCCAAGAATTAGTACCAGACttataaaaatatgttaattaaaataaagctAACAAAATTGATATTGGAAATTAATAACTAATATTATTTTGAGCTTcaattttatgtaaaaaaatagTGCGAAAATATGGAGAGAATGTATATTGGGAGTTAATGGGAGAAGTGGTGATGAGTAAAACAAAAGAATTAGCGTTGATCTTATAAAATTATGTCAgttaaaaaaatctaataaaattaCTAAACTAACTTTATTTCATTTCTTATTCATTTAAACATATGGAATTTTGATCttcaattatttaattgaaaaatatattaaagaattagaaaatttcttcacccacctcctaaccttcttactcactcctggtgaatttacaacactaccccttgttttggaagttcattttcgaaaaggtacttttttttgaaaaaaaggtgttttcggaaatgtatctccgaaaacgtgtttttttttatataaaatattgatttcggagatgcatctccgaaataaagttacatttttagaaaatgtggtgtttcggaagttcatctccgaacgcaccccccttggagaaattcggaaatgaacttccgaatttatgtctggacagaagaaaaatggaaaacaacaacgattcgctttatttaatcgggtgaagatttcaacgataatattactgaaaattaaagttacatattgttgaacacgggtaggtggggatgagtcaacattttgattacgtcgtccgccgatctttgaagtttcgcgtccaactcgatcgggcctttcgaagaaaatcggtcgaacgttgtccacaaaaccgctaaatcttcgtcgttcttgatctcaaaaggtgtgaacttaatgcctccctcgtcgttaagcgatggcgagcggtactcgagcttgacaacctttcgattctcgggatagcgcaaaagcgtgttgagcgacggtatcaactccgcaaacggcgtgtcgcgcga encodes:
- the LOC131621496 gene encoding cytochrome P450 76T24-like, with the translated sequence MDLIKLVSLVFFLYAFIHIIAFVLIIKNTKSPRLPPGPPSYPFIGNILQLGPSKLHQSLTKLSKTYGPIMMVKIGTITTVVISSPKIAKEALHTNDQALSHRFVPQSVQALSHHKASLIFMPVSPKWKTLRKLCATKIFSSQTLNSTQPLRLQKLKELGFYLQENCRKGKAIDIGEAAFSTSLNSLSNTLFSIDLASFTSASSQKFRDVISSMLIDVSKPNIADYYPIFRRIDPEGLQRKMKKYYEKLLTLFESIFEERSTQKKDYGIEQTDVLDLLLDITRKEDPELTLHDVLHLFLDLFVAGTDTTSVTVEWAMAELLKNPEKLKKTRNELQRVINKDKFESKEFDINKLPYLQAVVKETLRMHPAAPILIHKSISDVDLCGFRVPKDAQVLVNVWCMGRDSSTWANPDLFQPERFLESGEVFRGEDFGFIPFGGGRRMCPGVSFAHRIVHTMLATFLYQFDWKIADEVNFEDMDMAEKFGITLHKVKPLMAIPIKE